In Anaerolineales bacterium, the DNA window AGATGGCCACGCAGCCTGGCCTCGAGTGCCGATGCCTCGGTTACCGACCTCGGTGGCACGCCGTCCAGCGACTCGACCCAAGCTGGAACGTCCCGCAGGCCTCCGGCAAAGCCTCCGTCCACCGCCTCCCCGTCCACCAGGAAAGCGGGAATTCCGAGACGGGCGGCCGGTTGAATGTCATCCGACGCCGAATTGCCGACCATCGCAGCTTCGTGCGGCGCCAGGCCCAGCTGGGCAGTCAGCTCAGAGAAGAAGGCTGGGTCGGGCTTGGCGAAGTGGAAGCGCTCATAGCTGGCGATCAGGGCGAACGGGACGACCTCGGGGGAGACTCCGGCCCAGCGCAGGCGGGCTGCGACGGCGATGCCCGGCATCATGGGGTTGGTGGCCACGGCCACCGAACGGGCCCCGGAGATGACCGACTGGATGACGGCCAGGGCTTCGGGGCGAGGGGAAGTCAACGATCGCAGCTCATCAAATCGGCCTCGGTAGAAGGCTTCGAAGCGCGGGGCGAGAGCTTGCTCGGTCTGGCCCACAGCCGGGTAGAAGCCTTCGGCGAAGGCCTGCTGCAGGGTCTTCTCCGGATCACGGTTGGCAAGCATCGCTTGCGTTCCCCGCATCAACTCGGGCGCAAGGCGCTCGGGAGGAATCACATCCGCCAGCTCGCGGGAGAGCGACTGAAGGTAGGCAGGCAGGAACCGGTCCATGTCGTTGGACAGCAGGGTGTCGTCCAGATCGAACAACACGGCCTGGATCACAGTCTCAATCCCGGACGGCGAAAGGCAGTGCGTGGCACTGGCCGCACCCGACCTCGGGTTCGGTGACGGGCGCCAGGGAGCGGGTACAGCTGGCCCGGATCTCGACCCGCTTTCCCATCCCCAAGACGCCCTGGTGGACGCGGGCTTCAAGCACTAGAGTTGGGCAACTGTTGGCGATCAGGATTTGCGGCACCGGGCACCGAGCGCAAAGGTCGGCAGACCATGAACCGCCGGCAGGGTTGCGCCTGACCAGCCGGCACTCCTGACGATTCAAGCCTCGATTGAAATCAGCGTAGTAGAAAGGGCACTCGGTGCCGGCCGGGGTGCGCACAAGACGTCCCTGATCGCAGCTAGACCCGGGTCAGGTACTGGCCGGTTCGGGTGTCCACGCGGATTGTGGCGCCGTTCTCGACGAACAGCGGAACCTGCACCTTCAACCCGGTCTCGGTCACAACGCTTTTTGTGGCTCCGGTGGCGGTGTCCCCCCTGACGGCGAACTCGGCCTCCACTACCTTCAACTCGACGGCGGTCGGGAGCTCGACATCCAGCGGTTCGGGCCCATAGAAGGTGAGCTTGACTTCCTGCCCCTCCTTGAGGAAATCCACGGCATCGCCGAGGACCGAGCGGTTGAGCACGGGCTGGTCGTAGGTCTCGGTGTCCATGAAGTGGAACAGATCGCCGTCCAAGTACAGGAACTGAACCACGTGGTAGTCAAGCCGGACATCGGGCACGCGCTCGCCTGAGGTGAACGTGCGCTCGATCACGGCGCCGCTGCGCAGGTTGCGGAGCTTTGTGCGAATGGTGGCGTTGCCGCGGCCCGGCTTGTTATGAGAGTACTCGAGGACCTTGTACAGGTTCCCGTCGAATTCGAAGGTCACGCCTTTGCGCAGATCATTGACATCGATCACAGAAGGTCACTCCCAGCCGCAAACATGGACGCGATTATATCTTCTCCCGGCGGTTGGGGTCAATCGACTGTGCCCAGGTGGCCGGCGCGAGTGGCGG includes these proteins:
- the efp gene encoding elongation factor P, which codes for MIDVNDLRKGVTFEFDGNLYKVLEYSHNKPGRGNATIRTKLRNLRSGAVIERTFTSGERVPDVRLDYHVVQFLYLDGDLFHFMDTETYDQPVLNRSVLGDAVDFLKEGQEVKLTFYGPEPLDVELPTAVELKVVEAEFAVRGDTATGATKSVVTETGLKVQVPLFVENGATIRVDTRTGQYLTRV
- a CDS encoding HAD family hydrolase, with protein sequence MIQAVLFDLDDTLLSNDMDRFLPAYLQSLSRELADVIPPERLAPELMRGTQAMLANRDPEKTLQQAFAEGFYPAVGQTEQALAPRFEAFYRGRFDELRSLTSPRPEALAVIQSVISGARSVAVATNPMMPGIAVAARLRWAGVSPEVVPFALIASYERFHFAKPDPAFFSELTAQLGLAPHEAAMVGNSASDDIQPAARLGIPAFLVDGEAVDGGFAGGLRDVPAWVESLDGVPPRSVTEASALEARLRGHL